A single Kryptolebias marmoratus isolate JLee-2015 linkage group LG16, ASM164957v2, whole genome shotgun sequence DNA region contains:
- the LOC108229257 gene encoding oxidized low-density lipoprotein receptor 1 isoform X5 — translation MDEECNYSALVFKNKAAAQKDEKEDLTTSSGKKAEESVATAQNKEDDQTIYSEVKSKKQVTTAPQANEDLMIYAKVKPKAAPAKASKREELINDPEVKQEEAGTAGPRAGPAAKCPTSLMILGTLCVLLVAGVIVLSVTLIVVMNQQEAKINDLRAKNEKLIEGNKNLTRWNQEKTAENNELMNEAQKLTEERDNLTWTMEVILTFDSFPVKDFCPNKKCQPCQNSWIQFQEKCYLFYKEAAPWKTWEQSRQFCQNKSADLVVVDDLQEQEFVSNHLEPYFSRFHGYWLGLRQVNNIWVWVDGHNDTLGFWVTEEISATGPYVLMMPKGPDKNLKLPERNLTQTWDKGDHIFELRFICERKALIKPN, via the exons ATGGACGAAGAATGCAATTATTCCGCACTGGTCTTCAAAAACAAGGCTGCAGCTCAAAAAG ATGAAAAAGAGGACCTTACAACTAGTTCGGGGAAAAAAGCTGAAGAATCTGTAGCAACAGCACAAA acAAAGAGGATGACCAGACAATTTATTCTGAAGTAAAATCTAAGAAGCAGGTGACCACAGCACCAC aAGCAAATGAGGACCTGATGATTTATGCTAAAGTAAAACCCAAAGCAGCTCCAGCAAAAGCATCCA AAAGAGAAGAGCTGATAAATGATCCTGaagtcaaacaggaagaggCTGGGACCGCTGGACCAA GAGCTGGACCAGCAGCAAAATGTCCAACTTCTCTGATGATTTTGGGGACACTTTGTGTCCTTCTGGTGGCGGGCGTCATCGTCCTGTCGGTCACAC TCATCGTGGTAATGAATCAACAGGAAGCAAAAATCAATGACCTCAGAGCCAAAAATGAGAAGCTGATtgagggaaataaaaacttaaCAAGATGGAATCAagaaaaaactgctgaaaacaaCGAGTTAATGAATGAGGCTCAGAAACTGACAGAAGAAAGAGACAACCTCACCTGGACGATGGAAGTCATCCTGACCTTTGACTCTTTTCCTGTGAAAGATTTCTGTCCCAACAAAA AGTGCCAGCCGTGTCAGAACAGCTGGATTCAGTTCCAGGAGAAGTGCTACCTGTTCTATAAGGAAGCAGCTCCTTGGAAAACCTGGGAACAAAGTCGACAGTTTTGTCAGAATAAATCTGCAGATCTGGTTGTTGTTGATGATCTGCAGGAACAG GAATTTGTCAGTAATCACTTGGAGCCCTACTTTAGCAGATTTCATGGATACTGGTTGGGGCTGAGACAAGTTAACAACATCTGGGTTTGGGTCGATGGACACAACGACACTCTTGG gttcTGGGTCACAGAGGAGATCAGTGCCACAGGTCCGTATGTTCTGATGATGCCTAAAGGTCCagataaaaacctgaaactccCTGAGAGGAACCTCACTCAGACCTGGGACAAAGGAGATCATATATTTGAGCTCAGATTTATCTGTGAGCGTAAAGCTCTGATTAAGCCTAATTAG
- the LOC108229257 gene encoding oxidized low-density lipoprotein receptor 1 isoform X7 has protein sequence MDEECNYSALVFKNKAAAQKDKEDDQTIYSEVKSKKQVTTAPQANEDLMIYAKVKPKAAPAKASKREELINDPEVKQEEAGTAGPRAGPAAKCPTSLMILGTLCVLLVAGVIVLSVTLIVVMNQQEAKINDLRAKNEKLIEGNKNLTRWNQEKTAENNELMNEAQKLTEERDNLTWTMEVILTFDSFPVKDFCPNKKCQPCQNSWIQFQEKCYLFYKEAAPWKTWEQSRQFCQNKSADLVVVDDLQEQEFVSNHLEPYFSRFHGYWLGLRQVNNIWVWVDGHNDTLGFWVTEEISATGPYVLMMPKGPDKNLKLPERNLTQTWDKGDHIFELRFICERKALIKPN, from the exons ATGGACGAAGAATGCAATTATTCCGCACTGGTCTTCAAAAACAAGGCTGCAGCTCAAAAAG acAAAGAGGATGACCAGACAATTTATTCTGAAGTAAAATCTAAGAAGCAGGTGACCACAGCACCAC aAGCAAATGAGGACCTGATGATTTATGCTAAAGTAAAACCCAAAGCAGCTCCAGCAAAAGCATCCA AAAGAGAAGAGCTGATAAATGATCCTGaagtcaaacaggaagaggCTGGGACCGCTGGACCAA GAGCTGGACCAGCAGCAAAATGTCCAACTTCTCTGATGATTTTGGGGACACTTTGTGTCCTTCTGGTGGCGGGCGTCATCGTCCTGTCGGTCACAC TCATCGTGGTAATGAATCAACAGGAAGCAAAAATCAATGACCTCAGAGCCAAAAATGAGAAGCTGATtgagggaaataaaaacttaaCAAGATGGAATCAagaaaaaactgctgaaaacaaCGAGTTAATGAATGAGGCTCAGAAACTGACAGAAGAAAGAGACAACCTCACCTGGACGATGGAAGTCATCCTGACCTTTGACTCTTTTCCTGTGAAAGATTTCTGTCCCAACAAAA AGTGCCAGCCGTGTCAGAACAGCTGGATTCAGTTCCAGGAGAAGTGCTACCTGTTCTATAAGGAAGCAGCTCCTTGGAAAACCTGGGAACAAAGTCGACAGTTTTGTCAGAATAAATCTGCAGATCTGGTTGTTGTTGATGATCTGCAGGAACAG GAATTTGTCAGTAATCACTTGGAGCCCTACTTTAGCAGATTTCATGGATACTGGTTGGGGCTGAGACAAGTTAACAACATCTGGGTTTGGGTCGATGGACACAACGACACTCTTGG gttcTGGGTCACAGAGGAGATCAGTGCCACAGGTCCGTATGTTCTGATGATGCCTAAAGGTCCagataaaaacctgaaactccCTGAGAGGAACCTCACTCAGACCTGGGACAAAGGAGATCATATATTTGAGCTCAGATTTATCTGTGAGCGTAAAGCTCTGATTAAGCCTAATTAG
- the LOC108229257 gene encoding asialoglycoprotein receptor 2 isoform X6, which produces MDEECNYSALVFKNKAAAQKDEKEDLTTSSGKKAEESVATAQNKEDDQTIYSEVKSKKQVTTAPQANEDLMIYAKVKPKTAAAKASKENIELTSHSVEKPEEPAAVAEKANEDLMIYAKVKPKAAPAKASKREELINDPEVKQEEAGTAGPRAGPAAKCPTSLMILGTLCVLLVAGVIVLSVTLIVVMNQQEAKINDLRAKNEKLIEGNKNLTRWNQEKTAENNELMNEAQKLTEERDNLTWTMEVILTFDSFPVKDFCPNKKCQLHQLCQDQWILFQGKCYFFYNETHWRTWEQSRQFCQYKSADMVVVDNLQEQEFLGNRTKFYHDKWHGFWLGLQRINNTWVWVDGHEDTLG; this is translated from the exons ATGGACGAAGAATGCAATTATTCCGCACTGGTCTTCAAAAACAAGGCTGCAGCTCAAAAAG ATGAAAAAGAGGACCTTACAACTAGTTCGGGGAAAAAAGCTGAAGAATCTGTAGCAACAGCACAAA acAAAGAGGATGACCAGACAATTTATTCTGAAGTAAAATCTAAGAAGCAGGTGACCACAGCACCAC aAGCAAACGAGGACCTGATGATTTATGCTAAAGTAAAacccaaaacagctgcagcaaaagCATCCA aAGAAAACATCGAGCTCACGAGTCATTCTGTAGAAAAACCTGAAGAACCTGCAGCTGTTGCTGAAA aAGCAAATGAGGACCTGATGATTTATGCTAAAGTAAAACCCAAAGCAGCTCCAGCAAAAGCATCCA AAAGAGAAGAGCTGATAAATGATCCTGaagtcaaacaggaagaggCTGGGACCGCTGGACCAA GAGCTGGACCAGCAGCAAAATGTCCAACTTCTCTGATGATTTTGGGGACACTTTGTGTCCTTCTGGTGGCGGGCGTCATCGTCCTGTCGGTCACAC TCATCGTGGTAATGAATCAACAGGAAGCAAAAATCAATGACCTCAGAGCCAAAAATGAGAAGCTGATtgagggaaataaaaacttaaCAAGATGGAATCAagaaaaaactgctgaaaacaaCGAGTTAATGAATGAGGCTCAGAAACTGACAGAAGAAAGAGACAACCTCACCTGGACGATGGAAGTCATCCTGACCTTTGACTCTTTTCCTGTGAAAGATTTCTGTCCCAACAAAA agtgTCAGCTGCATCAGCTGTGTCAGGACCAGTGGATTCTGTTCCAGGGAAAGTGCTACTTCTTCTATAACGAAACCCATTGGAGGACCTGGGAACAAAGTCGGCAGTTTTGTCAGTATAAGTCTGCAGATATGGTTGTTGTTGACAATCTGCAGGAACAG gaatTTCTTGGTAATCGCACTAAGTTCTACCATGACAAATGGCATGGATTCTGGTTGGGATTACAGAGAATTAACAACACCTGGGTCTGGGTTGATGGACATGAAGACACTCTTGGGTAA
- the LOC108229257 gene encoding asialoglycoprotein receptor 1 isoform X2: MDEECNYSALVFKNKAAAQKDEKEDLTTSSGKKAEESVATAQNKEDDQTIYSEVKSKKQVTTAPQANEDLMIYAKVKPKTAAAKASKENIELTSHSVEKPEEPAAVAEKANEDLMIYAKVKPKAAPAKASKREELINDPEVKQEEAGTAGPRAGPAAKCPTSLMILGTLCVLLVAGVIVLSVTLIVVMNQQEAKINDLRAKNEKLIEGNKNLTRWNQEKTAENNELMNEAQKLTEERDNLTWTMEVILTFDSFPVKDFCPNKKCQLHQLCQDQWILFQGKCYFFYNETHWRTWEQSRQFCQYKSADMVVVDNLQEQEFLGNRTKFYHDKWHGFWLGLQRINNTWVWVDGHEDTLGFWENQTYDNDYGLLLPGAPPTQSWRPERLPSRQKFICEQEILPKSN, encoded by the exons ATGGACGAAGAATGCAATTATTCCGCACTGGTCTTCAAAAACAAGGCTGCAGCTCAAAAAG ATGAAAAAGAGGACCTTACAACTAGTTCGGGGAAAAAAGCTGAAGAATCTGTAGCAACAGCACAAA acAAAGAGGATGACCAGACAATTTATTCTGAAGTAAAATCTAAGAAGCAGGTGACCACAGCACCAC aAGCAAACGAGGACCTGATGATTTATGCTAAAGTAAAacccaaaacagctgcagcaaaagCATCCA aAGAAAACATCGAGCTCACGAGTCATTCTGTAGAAAAACCTGAAGAACCTGCAGCTGTTGCTGAAA aAGCAAATGAGGACCTGATGATTTATGCTAAAGTAAAACCCAAAGCAGCTCCAGCAAAAGCATCCA AAAGAGAAGAGCTGATAAATGATCCTGaagtcaaacaggaagaggCTGGGACCGCTGGACCAA GAGCTGGACCAGCAGCAAAATGTCCAACTTCTCTGATGATTTTGGGGACACTTTGTGTCCTTCTGGTGGCGGGCGTCATCGTCCTGTCGGTCACAC TCATCGTGGTAATGAATCAACAGGAAGCAAAAATCAATGACCTCAGAGCCAAAAATGAGAAGCTGATtgagggaaataaaaacttaaCAAGATGGAATCAagaaaaaactgctgaaaacaaCGAGTTAATGAATGAGGCTCAGAAACTGACAGAAGAAAGAGACAACCTCACCTGGACGATGGAAGTCATCCTGACCTTTGACTCTTTTCCTGTGAAAGATTTCTGTCCCAACAAAA agtgTCAGCTGCATCAGCTGTGTCAGGACCAGTGGATTCTGTTCCAGGGAAAGTGCTACTTCTTCTATAACGAAACCCATTGGAGGACCTGGGAACAAAGTCGGCAGTTTTGTCAGTATAAGTCTGCAGATATGGTTGTTGTTGACAATCTGCAGGAACAG gaatTTCTTGGTAATCGCACTAAGTTCTACCATGACAAATGGCATGGATTCTGGTTGGGATTACAGAGAATTAACAACACCTGGGTCTGGGTTGATGGACATGAAGACACTCTTGG gTTTTGGGAGAATCAGACCTACGATAATGATTATGGTCTGCTGCTTCCTGGGGCACCGCCCACACAGAGCTGGAGACCTGAAAGGTTACCAAGTCGTCAAAAGTTCATCTGTGAACAAGAAATCCTGCCCAAGTCCAATTAG
- the LOC108229257 gene encoding uncharacterized protein LOC108229257 isoform X1 — protein MDEECNYSALVFKNKAAAQKDEKEDLTTSSGKKAEESVATAQNKEDDQTIYSEVKSKKQVTTAPQANEDLMIYAKVKPKTAAAKASKENIELTSHSVEKPEEPAAVAEKANEDLMIYAKVKPKAAPAKASKREELINDPEVKQEEAGTAGPRAGPAAKCPTSLMILGTLCVLLVAGVIVLSVTLIVVMNQQEAKINDLRAKNEKLIEGNKNLTRWNQEKTAENNELMNEAQKLTEERDNLTWTMEVILTFDSFPVKDFCPNKKCQPCQNSWIQFQEKCYLFYKEAAPWKTWEQSRQFCQNKSADLVVVDDLQEQEFVSNHLEPYFSRFHGYWLGLRQVNNIWVWVDGHNDTLGFWVTEEISATGPYVLMMPKGPDKNLKLPERNLTQTWDKGDHIFELRFICERKALIKPN, from the exons ATGGACGAAGAATGCAATTATTCCGCACTGGTCTTCAAAAACAAGGCTGCAGCTCAAAAAG ATGAAAAAGAGGACCTTACAACTAGTTCGGGGAAAAAAGCTGAAGAATCTGTAGCAACAGCACAAA acAAAGAGGATGACCAGACAATTTATTCTGAAGTAAAATCTAAGAAGCAGGTGACCACAGCACCAC aAGCAAACGAGGACCTGATGATTTATGCTAAAGTAAAacccaaaacagctgcagcaaaagCATCCA aAGAAAACATCGAGCTCACGAGTCATTCTGTAGAAAAACCTGAAGAACCTGCAGCTGTTGCTGAAA aAGCAAATGAGGACCTGATGATTTATGCTAAAGTAAAACCCAAAGCAGCTCCAGCAAAAGCATCCA AAAGAGAAGAGCTGATAAATGATCCTGaagtcaaacaggaagaggCTGGGACCGCTGGACCAA GAGCTGGACCAGCAGCAAAATGTCCAACTTCTCTGATGATTTTGGGGACACTTTGTGTCCTTCTGGTGGCGGGCGTCATCGTCCTGTCGGTCACAC TCATCGTGGTAATGAATCAACAGGAAGCAAAAATCAATGACCTCAGAGCCAAAAATGAGAAGCTGATtgagggaaataaaaacttaaCAAGATGGAATCAagaaaaaactgctgaaaacaaCGAGTTAATGAATGAGGCTCAGAAACTGACAGAAGAAAGAGACAACCTCACCTGGACGATGGAAGTCATCCTGACCTTTGACTCTTTTCCTGTGAAAGATTTCTGTCCCAACAAAA AGTGCCAGCCGTGTCAGAACAGCTGGATTCAGTTCCAGGAGAAGTGCTACCTGTTCTATAAGGAAGCAGCTCCTTGGAAAACCTGGGAACAAAGTCGACAGTTTTGTCAGAATAAATCTGCAGATCTGGTTGTTGTTGATGATCTGCAGGAACAG GAATTTGTCAGTAATCACTTGGAGCCCTACTTTAGCAGATTTCATGGATACTGGTTGGGGCTGAGACAAGTTAACAACATCTGGGTTTGGGTCGATGGACACAACGACACTCTTGG gttcTGGGTCACAGAGGAGATCAGTGCCACAGGTCCGTATGTTCTGATGATGCCTAAAGGTCCagataaaaacctgaaactccCTGAGAGGAACCTCACTCAGACCTGGGACAAAGGAGATCATATATTTGAGCTCAGATTTATCTGTGAGCGTAAAGCTCTGATTAAGCCTAATTAG
- the LOC108229257 gene encoding oxidized low-density lipoprotein receptor 1 isoform X3, whose translation MDEECNYSALVFKNKAAAQKDKEDDQTIYSEVKSKKQVTTAPQANEDLMIYAKVKPKTAAAKASKENIELTSHSVEKPEEPAAVAEKANEDLMIYAKVKPKAAPAKASKREELINDPEVKQEEAGTAGPRAGPAAKCPTSLMILGTLCVLLVAGVIVLSVTLIVVMNQQEAKINDLRAKNEKLIEGNKNLTRWNQEKTAENNELMNEAQKLTEERDNLTWTMEVILTFDSFPVKDFCPNKKCQPCQNSWIQFQEKCYLFYKEAAPWKTWEQSRQFCQNKSADLVVVDDLQEQEFVSNHLEPYFSRFHGYWLGLRQVNNIWVWVDGHNDTLGFWVTEEISATGPYVLMMPKGPDKNLKLPERNLTQTWDKGDHIFELRFICERKALIKPN comes from the exons ATGGACGAAGAATGCAATTATTCCGCACTGGTCTTCAAAAACAAGGCTGCAGCTCAAAAAG acAAAGAGGATGACCAGACAATTTATTCTGAAGTAAAATCTAAGAAGCAGGTGACCACAGCACCAC aAGCAAACGAGGACCTGATGATTTATGCTAAAGTAAAacccaaaacagctgcagcaaaagCATCCA aAGAAAACATCGAGCTCACGAGTCATTCTGTAGAAAAACCTGAAGAACCTGCAGCTGTTGCTGAAA aAGCAAATGAGGACCTGATGATTTATGCTAAAGTAAAACCCAAAGCAGCTCCAGCAAAAGCATCCA AAAGAGAAGAGCTGATAAATGATCCTGaagtcaaacaggaagaggCTGGGACCGCTGGACCAA GAGCTGGACCAGCAGCAAAATGTCCAACTTCTCTGATGATTTTGGGGACACTTTGTGTCCTTCTGGTGGCGGGCGTCATCGTCCTGTCGGTCACAC TCATCGTGGTAATGAATCAACAGGAAGCAAAAATCAATGACCTCAGAGCCAAAAATGAGAAGCTGATtgagggaaataaaaacttaaCAAGATGGAATCAagaaaaaactgctgaaaacaaCGAGTTAATGAATGAGGCTCAGAAACTGACAGAAGAAAGAGACAACCTCACCTGGACGATGGAAGTCATCCTGACCTTTGACTCTTTTCCTGTGAAAGATTTCTGTCCCAACAAAA AGTGCCAGCCGTGTCAGAACAGCTGGATTCAGTTCCAGGAGAAGTGCTACCTGTTCTATAAGGAAGCAGCTCCTTGGAAAACCTGGGAACAAAGTCGACAGTTTTGTCAGAATAAATCTGCAGATCTGGTTGTTGTTGATGATCTGCAGGAACAG GAATTTGTCAGTAATCACTTGGAGCCCTACTTTAGCAGATTTCATGGATACTGGTTGGGGCTGAGACAAGTTAACAACATCTGGGTTTGGGTCGATGGACACAACGACACTCTTGG gttcTGGGTCACAGAGGAGATCAGTGCCACAGGTCCGTATGTTCTGATGATGCCTAAAGGTCCagataaaaacctgaaactccCTGAGAGGAACCTCACTCAGACCTGGGACAAAGGAGATCATATATTTGAGCTCAGATTTATCTGTGAGCGTAAAGCTCTGATTAAGCCTAATTAG
- the LOC108250291 gene encoding C-type lectin domain family 12 member A-like encodes MDKGDANYSTLVFKNKAAGLTDETENQTVYSEVKSKKQMTAAPRGEEEQKIIPEVKQEDSGTTAPKAETAAKCSSRVLLVCLGTLCALLVAAIIVLSVKISMDMKNQEETNNNLTNKYKQLTEENNNLLKENERLMNNNTFLTNQTEQLSRERDDLNLILEVILTFDPFPVKTKCPNKKCQLCQDQWILFQGKCYFFFNETDWKTWNESRQFCQNKSADLVVVDNLQEQEFLGNRTKFYHDKWHGFWLGLQRINNTWVWVDGHEDTLGFWESQYDKDYGLLVPEAPPTQSWRPEMLTSLQKFICERKALIWPN; translated from the exons ATGGACAAAGGTGACGCCAATTATTCCACGCTGGTCTTCAAAAACAAGGCGGCAGGTCTAACAG atgaaacagaaaaccagactgTTTATTCTGAAGTGAAATCAAAGAAGCAGATGACTGCAGCACCAA gaggagaagaagagcagaaaatTATTCCTGAAGTTAAACAGGAAGACTCTGGAACCACCGCACCAA aagctgaaacagcagcaaagtgTTCGTCTCGTGTGTTGTTGGTGTGTTTGGGGACACTTTGTGCACTTCTGGTGGCGGCTATCATCGTCCTGTCAGTCAAGA TCTCCATGGACATGAAGAATcaggaagaaacaaacaacaacctcacaaacaaatacaagcagctgacCGAGGAAAACAATAACTTACTGAAAGAGAATGAGCGtctgatgaacaataacacaTTTCTGACAAACCAAACTGAGCAGCTGAGCAGAGAAAGAGACGACCTGAACCTGATCCTGGAAGTcatcctgacctttgacccttttcctgtaaaaacaaaatgtcccaacaaaa AGTGTCAGCTGTGTCAGGACCAGTGGATTCTGTTCCAGGGAAAGTGTTACTTCTTCTTTAATGAAACTGACTGGAAGACCTGGAATGAAAGTCGGCAGTTTTGTCAGAATAAGTCTGCAGATCTGGTTGTTGTTGACAATCTGCAGGAACAG gaatTTCTTGGTAATCGCACTAAGTTCTACCATGACAAATGGCATGGATTCTGGTTGGGATTACAGAGAATTAACAACACCTGGGTCTGGGTTGATGGACATGAAGACACTCTTGG GTTCTGGGAGAGTCAGTACGATAAAGATTATGGTCTGCTGGTTCCTGAGGCTCCCCCCACACAGAGCTGGAGGCCTGAAATGTTAACAAGTCTTCAAAAATTCATCTGTGAGCGTAAAGCCCTGATATGGCCCAAttag
- the LOC108229257 gene encoding oxidized low-density lipoprotein receptor 1 isoform X4, with amino-acid sequence MDEECNYSALVFKNKAAAQKDEKEDLTTSSGKKAEESVATAQNKEDDQTIYSEVKSKKQVTTAPQANEDLMIYAKVKPKTAAAKASKREELINDPEVKQEEAGTAGPRAGPAAKCPTSLMILGTLCVLLVAGVIVLSVTLIVVMNQQEAKINDLRAKNEKLIEGNKNLTRWNQEKTAENNELMNEAQKLTEERDNLTWTMEVILTFDSFPVKDFCPNKKCQPCQNSWIQFQEKCYLFYKEAAPWKTWEQSRQFCQNKSADLVVVDDLQEQEFVSNHLEPYFSRFHGYWLGLRQVNNIWVWVDGHNDTLGFWVTEEISATGPYVLMMPKGPDKNLKLPERNLTQTWDKGDHIFELRFICERKALIKPN; translated from the exons ATGGACGAAGAATGCAATTATTCCGCACTGGTCTTCAAAAACAAGGCTGCAGCTCAAAAAG ATGAAAAAGAGGACCTTACAACTAGTTCGGGGAAAAAAGCTGAAGAATCTGTAGCAACAGCACAAA acAAAGAGGATGACCAGACAATTTATTCTGAAGTAAAATCTAAGAAGCAGGTGACCACAGCACCAC aAGCAAACGAGGACCTGATGATTTATGCTAAAGTAAAacccaaaacagctgcagcaaaagCATCCA AAAGAGAAGAGCTGATAAATGATCCTGaagtcaaacaggaagaggCTGGGACCGCTGGACCAA GAGCTGGACCAGCAGCAAAATGTCCAACTTCTCTGATGATTTTGGGGACACTTTGTGTCCTTCTGGTGGCGGGCGTCATCGTCCTGTCGGTCACAC TCATCGTGGTAATGAATCAACAGGAAGCAAAAATCAATGACCTCAGAGCCAAAAATGAGAAGCTGATtgagggaaataaaaacttaaCAAGATGGAATCAagaaaaaactgctgaaaacaaCGAGTTAATGAATGAGGCTCAGAAACTGACAGAAGAAAGAGACAACCTCACCTGGACGATGGAAGTCATCCTGACCTTTGACTCTTTTCCTGTGAAAGATTTCTGTCCCAACAAAA AGTGCCAGCCGTGTCAGAACAGCTGGATTCAGTTCCAGGAGAAGTGCTACCTGTTCTATAAGGAAGCAGCTCCTTGGAAAACCTGGGAACAAAGTCGACAGTTTTGTCAGAATAAATCTGCAGATCTGGTTGTTGTTGATGATCTGCAGGAACAG GAATTTGTCAGTAATCACTTGGAGCCCTACTTTAGCAGATTTCATGGATACTGGTTGGGGCTGAGACAAGTTAACAACATCTGGGTTTGGGTCGATGGACACAACGACACTCTTGG gttcTGGGTCACAGAGGAGATCAGTGCCACAGGTCCGTATGTTCTGATGATGCCTAAAGGTCCagataaaaacctgaaactccCTGAGAGGAACCTCACTCAGACCTGGGACAAAGGAGATCATATATTTGAGCTCAGATTTATCTGTGAGCGTAAAGCTCTGATTAAGCCTAATTAG